Below is a window of Diaminobutyricibacter sp. McL0608 DNA.
ACGGCGTCGGTGCTCAGGCGTCCCTGGAACTTGTTGATGAGCGACTGGACCGGGTCACCGGGCAGCAGGCGCGGGATGAAGAAGTTCAGCGTGATGGCCGCCCACGCGGTGAAGAGGTAGAAGGCGACACGACGGAGGAAGAATTTCATGCGTGCACCCCGAATGCAGCTTCGCGTTCGGCGGTCGCGTCGTCGGCGTACAGCCAGCATGAGGCCTGGTGCTCGTCGGTCACCTGGAAAACGGGCGGCGCCTCGGTGCGGCAGCGCTCCATGGCGAACGGGCAGCGCGGGTTGAACCGGCAGCCCGCAGGCGGTGTGATCAGGCTCGGGGGCTCGCCCTGAGCTTTGGTCTCGGAGCGCGTCGACAGCACGTCGGGGTCGGGAGCGGATGCGATGAGCAGCTGCGTATACGGGTGCGCCGGACGCTGGGTCACCTCTTCGCTCGGTCCCCGTTCGACGACCTGGCCCGCGTACATGACCATCGTCTGGTCGGCGAAGTAGCGGGCGGATGCGATGTCGTGCGTGATGTAGAGGATCGCGAGGTTGAGGCGCTCCTTCAGGTCGCGCAGCAGGTTGAGCACCCCGATGCGGATGGACACGTCGAGCATCGAGACGGGCTCGTCGGCGAGCAGCACCTTCGGGTTCGCACCGAGTGCGCGTGCGATGGCGACGCGCTGGCGCTGGCCGCCCGACAGCTCGTGCGGGAACTTGCCGAGGTAGCGCTCCGACGGGGTCAGGTCGACCTGGCCGAGGAGCTTGCTGAGCAGCTCTTCGCGCTCCGCCTTCGAAGCACGCGGGTGATGGATGCGAACCGAGCGTGTCAGCACGTAGCGGATCTTGTGGATGGGGTTCAGCGACGCGAACGGATCCTGCAGGATCATCTGCACGTTGCGGCAGTACTGCCGGAACGCGCGTCCCGAGTGGGCGTTCACCGGCTCGCCGTTGAGGAGGATGGTGCCGCCCGTGTGGGTCAGCAGCTGGGCGATCAGTCGTGAGACCGTCGACTTGCCGCTCCCCGATTCGCCGACGAGGGCGACGACCTGGCCCCGGTACAGCTTCATGTCGACGCCTTCGACTGCATGGACGACCTTCTTACCCGGTCCGCGGACCGGAAAATGCTTGGTGAGGTTCACCGTCTCGAGAACGGGGATCTGCGTCGTCGCAGCCCTCGCATCCCGCACCTCATCGTGCGTGCTCATAGCACTCCCTGCTTGTGTGTGGACCAGAAACCGAAGGGCGGGTGGGCCCGGCGCCATGCCGGACCCACCCGCGGCTGTCCTACTTTCCGGACACCGGCTTCAGGTGCATGACAACCTGCGAGAGGCTGGGCTGCGTCGGCTGGGGCACCGCATACGGGTCCTTCGCCGTCGGGAAACCGGTCCAGTACTTCGTGCTGAACTCGGCACCGATCGGACCTGCCGCCATCGGGATGACCGGGACCTGTTCGACCATGATCTTCTCGAGGGTGTACATGTCCTGCTTGCGCTGGTCCTCATCCGTCGTCGTGGCGTAGTCGGCGAGGGCCTTCGTGGCTTCGTCGCTCTTGAAGCGGCCGAAGTTCCACGAGGCAGCCTGGCCCAGCGGCTTCAGCTGGGTGCCGTCCATGGTGTCGGAGTAGATGTCCCACGGCGTCGCGCCCGTGTTCGTCCAGTGCAGGGTGGCCTGGAAGTCACCGGAGGCGACCGCCGAGGTCCAGGCGTCGACCGTCGGGGTCTCGACCGTGGCCTTCACGCCGATCTTGGACAGGTTGTCCGCCATGATCTGCAGCGAAGCGAGGTAGTCCGACCATCCGGCGGGGTCCTGGAACGTGACCGTGACGGGCTTGCCCGACGGGTCGATCAGGTTCGAGCCCTGGTAGGTGTAGCCCGCATCCGTGAGCACCTTCTTGGCGCCGTCGATGTCGACGGTGGCCTTCTTGCCCTTGTAATCCGGAGCCGTGAACGCGTCACCTGCAGGTGACGGGAGACCCGTGACCGTGTCGACGAGGCCCTTGAAGCCGGAGTAGCCCTGGACGTGAACGGCGTTGCGGTCGATCACCATGTTGGCGGCCTGTCGCATCGCCACGTTGTCGAACGGGGCTTTGGCGGTGTTCAGGAAGAGAGCGTCGATTCCCAGACCGGTCGGCAGGTACGCGTTGTTGGTCGGGCTCTTCTTGACGTACGTGTTGTCGATGTCCGGGATGAACACGTAGCTCCACTGCGACTGTCCGCTGAGGAGCGCCGCGGTCTGCGCGTTGTTGTCGGTGTACGACGTGAACTGGATCGACGGGACCGGAGGCTTGCCACCCCAGTACGTGTTGTTGGGCGAGAAGGTGATGACTTGCTGGGTCCAGCTCTTCAGCGCGTACGGACCGGTGCCGACGGGCTTCTGGTTGGTGTCCTTCGTCGGGTCGGAGATCTTCGACCAGATGTGCTCCGGAACGATGTACTTCTGGAGGACCTTCGTCTGGTTGAGGAACTGGGAGGTCGTGAACTTGATGGTCGCCGTCTTGTCGCTCGAATCAGCCGACTCGATCGGCAGCGCGTCGGTGTTGAACGCCGGCGTGCTCTTCAGCAGGTTGAACGTGTAGGCGATGTCGGCGGCGGTGAAGTCCTTGCCATCCGACCACTTGACGCCTTCGCGCGGCGTGACCGTGAGCTCGGTGAAGTCCGAATTCCACTTCCACTCCTTGGCGAGCCACGGGGTCGGGTCCTTGGCGGGGAGAGTGGGGTTCCACTGCGCCAGGGGTTCGTAGATCAGGTAGGTGTATCCGAGGATCGCCGCGGACGACGTCGTCACGAACGGGTTCGAGTTGTTGGACTGCGGGCCGTCGGGCATGCCGATGGTCAGCGGGTGGAGGTTGCCCCCACCGCTGTTGTTGCTTCCAGCACAGCCCGTCAGTACCAGCCCGACCGCGAGCGCGGTCGCCGCCAGGCCAATCATTCTGCGTTTCACTACAGTGCCTCCTTGCATTGATGGGAAAGGGAGGGCGCGTTGGGCGCCATCCCGTGACGGGCGCCTAGGCGTCCGGTGGTGCAGCGTGACCCGTCGGCGGGGACATGTCGACGGTGACTCCGTCGGACAGGTCACGACTTGATGCGCCGGTTCGCACGGTGTACGGACCGGTGGCGAAATCCCAGGAGTGCGCCTGGACGTTCCAGATCTCGAAGGCTCGGCGCGGCACGGCGATGCGGACACCTGCGCTGTGGCCGGGCTCGAGGTCTGCGATGGTGAAGCCGGCCAGCCAGCGGACGGGCCGGTCGACCGGAGACGTGACGTCTTCGAGGTAGAGCTGTGGGATGGCGCGTCCGGGGCGCGATCCGGTGTTGGTGACAGGCACGGTCACGATGAGTTCGTCGCCGTCCCAGCCTTCGATCGTCTCGGGGCCGGACGAGAAGGTCGTATAACCGAGACCGAAACCGAAGGGCCGCGCCGGGGTCCGGTCGAGCCGATCCCAGCCGCGGTGGCCGACGTCGATGCCTTCCGTGTATTCGATGACGCCGTCGACCGGGAGGGCATGCGGCACCGGGACGTCGGCCTCGGATGCGGGGAGCGTCCAGGGCAGGCGGCCGCCGGGTTCGATCGTGCCGAGGAGCGCATCCGCCAGCCCGTTTCCGGCCTCCTGGCCGGGAAGCCACCACCAGAGCACCGCGGCGACCTCGTCGAGCCACGGCAGGATGAGCGGGCCGCCGGCGTTGACGACGACGACGGTGCGCGGGTTGGCCTCCGCCACGCGGCGCACCAGCTCGTTCTGCCGGCCGGGCAGTTGCAGGTCGGGCCGGTCCCAGCCTTCGGACTCCGTCTCCTCGTTCGTCCCGATGATCACGACGGCCACGTCGGCGAGTCGGGCGGCCTCGACGGCCTCCGCGATCTCGCCATCGACGTCGGGGTCGTTCGGCTCGTGCCGGAGCTCGAAACGGACGAACGTCCCGTAACCGGCGGCGTCGACGACCTGGACTTCGGCGTGGATTTCGACGGTGACCGGACCGCTCACCTCGTCGACGGCGAACCGGCGACTCGGGCCGTCCGGGTGGTTCGCAGAAGAATCGAGGATGACGTCGTGGCCGACGATCGTGGTGGACCGCGAGACGAGTTCTTCGCCGAACCAGACGCGGTGCGCTCCGGAGAGGCCGACCTCCAGGCGGTGGACACCCGGGGTGGAGAGGCGGACGGATGCGCGGATGCGCGCCTTGCGCGCGTCGAGAGGAACGTGGCGGTTCCAGCTCTCCCGGGCCTCGACGATTGTCGCGGCGCCCAGGGGGTCGCCGCCGGCGTCGAGCAGCGTGAGCTCGTAGCCGGCGGTGCCGTCCGGGGCGCTGACCAGTCCGCGCCCGATCGGGTGGGCGTGCCTGCGGCCGGTGCCGCCACGGTGGACTGTGACGACGGCGTTCGGAAGGGCGGCACGGATGGCGTCCTCAGCGGTCGAGAGGTACGGCGCGTCGACGAACGCGCTTCCGCCGCCCTGCACGAACGGCTCGACGGCGTTCGGACCGATGAGCGCGACGGTGGCGACAGCGCCCGGGTCGAGCGGGAGGAACGAATCCTCGTTGCGGAGGAGGACGATCGAGCGGGCGACGGCCTCGCGCAGCAGCGCACGGGTCTCGGGCGCGAACGGCAGGTCCGGGTCGACGAGGGGCGTCGGCTCGTCCCCGATCGCGCCGACACGCTCGCCCAGTCGGAGGATGCGCCGCACCTTGTCGTCGATGACGCTCTCGGGGACGTCGCCTGCGCGAACCGCCGCGGCGAGCTTCTCCTCCCACGGGCCGCCCGGGCCGGGCATCACGAGGTCGAGGCCACCGACCGCCGACTCGACTGTCGTGTTGGTGGCGAGCCAGTCGCTGACCACGACGCCGTCGAAGCCCCACTCGCCTTTGAGAACGTCGTTGAGGAGCCGGCCGTGTTCGGTGGACGGCGCCGTCTGGACTCCGTCGTCGACCTGATTGTATGCGGCCATGACCGACCACACGCCGGCGTTCCGCACGGCGTGCTCGAACGGAGCCAGGTACACCTCGCGCATGGTCCGCTCGTCGATGCGTGCGACATAGGTCGTGCGGTCGGTCTCGGATTCGTTGCCTGCGAAATGCTTGACGCTCATCCCGACACCGCGGTCCTGGGCGGCGGCGATGAAGCTCGAGCCGACTCGGCTGGTCAGGTACGGGTCTTCGGAATAGCACTCGAAGTGCCGGCCGCCGACCGGGGTGCGCTGGAGGTTCACGACCGGGGCGAGCACCACATCCGTCCCCTTGCGCTTCGCCTCGTCCGCGACGAGGGAACCGAGGCGAGCCACGAGGTCGAGGTCCCAGGAGGCGGCGACGGCGGACGGGCTGGGGAGCTGTGCGGACGGGGTCGGATCGTCGTCGACGCCGCGGACTCCGATGGGTCCGTCGGAGACGACCAGCGGGCGGAGGCCGGCTTCGGGGAAGGTGTGGAGCGTCCATGCGGTGGCGCCGGTGAGGAGCCGGACCTTGAGCTCGAGCGGGACGGTCGAAAGATCGATCGAGTCGGTGATCCACGGGGTGCCGAGACCGGTACCGGGGGACGTCTGCATGTCTATACTCCAGAGGGCGGCTCGTCGTTGATCCGCGTTCCTGCGGCTCATCGTTGATCCGCTGGAGCCACTGTAGACCAAACTTACTGACTTGTTTGTAAGTAAATTGGATTACAATTCGATAACGTCGTCGAAGACCCTGCCGGAGGAAAGAGAATGGCCCCAACGCTTCACGGATCCACGTATCCCGTGGCCGCGGCAGACAAGGTCGTCAAGCCGCAGGCGCGCACGGCTGCGAAGCGC
It encodes the following:
- a CDS encoding beta-glucosidase family protein, translated to MQTSPGTGLGTPWITDSIDLSTVPLELKVRLLTGATAWTLHTFPEAGLRPLVVSDGPIGVRGVDDDPTPSAQLPSPSAVAASWDLDLVARLGSLVADEAKRKGTDVVLAPVVNLQRTPVGGRHFECYSEDPYLTSRVGSSFIAAAQDRGVGMSVKHFAGNESETDRTTYVARIDERTMREVYLAPFEHAVRNAGVWSVMAAYNQVDDGVQTAPSTEHGRLLNDVLKGEWGFDGVVVSDWLATNTTVESAVGGLDLVMPGPGGPWEEKLAAAVRAGDVPESVIDDKVRRILRLGERVGAIGDEPTPLVDPDLPFAPETRALLREAVARSIVLLRNEDSFLPLDPGAVATVALIGPNAVEPFVQGGGSAFVDAPYLSTAEDAIRAALPNAVVTVHRGGTGRRHAHPIGRGLVSAPDGTAGYELTLLDAGGDPLGAATIVEARESWNRHVPLDARKARIRASVRLSTPGVHRLEVGLSGAHRVWFGEELVSRSTTIVGHDVILDSSANHPDGPSRRFAVDEVSGPVTVEIHAEVQVVDAAGYGTFVRFELRHEPNDPDVDGEIAEAVEAARLADVAVVIIGTNEETESEGWDRPDLQLPGRQNELVRRVAEANPRTVVVVNAGGPLILPWLDEVAAVLWWWLPGQEAGNGLADALLGTIEPGGRLPWTLPASEADVPVPHALPVDGVIEYTEGIDVGHRGWDRLDRTPARPFGFGLGYTTFSSGPETIEGWDGDELIVTVPVTNTGSRPGRAIPQLYLEDVTSPVDRPVRWLAGFTIADLEPGHSAGVRIAVPRRAFEIWNVQAHSWDFATGPYTVRTGASSRDLSDGVTVDMSPPTGHAAPPDA
- a CDS encoding ABC transporter substrate-binding protein; amino-acid sequence: MKRRMIGLAATALAVGLVLTGCAGSNNSGGGNLHPLTIGMPDGPQSNNSNPFVTTSSAAILGYTYLIYEPLAQWNPTLPAKDPTPWLAKEWKWNSDFTELTVTPREGVKWSDGKDFTAADIAYTFNLLKSTPAFNTDALPIESADSSDKTATIKFTTSQFLNQTKVLQKYIVPEHIWSKISDPTKDTNQKPVGTGPYALKSWTQQVITFSPNNTYWGGKPPVPSIQFTSYTDNNAQTAALLSGQSQWSYVFIPDIDNTYVKKSPTNNAYLPTGLGIDALFLNTAKAPFDNVAMRQAANMVIDRNAVHVQGYSGFKGLVDTVTGLPSPAGDAFTAPDYKGKKATVDIDGAKKVLTDAGYTYQGSNLIDPSGKPVTVTFQDPAGWSDYLASLQIMADNLSKIGVKATVETPTVDAWTSAVASGDFQATLHWTNTGATPWDIYSDTMDGTQLKPLGQAASWNFGRFKSDEATKALADYATTTDEDQRKQDMYTLEKIMVEQVPVIPMAAGPIGAEFSTKYWTGFPTAKDPYAVPQPTQPSLSQVVMHLKPVSGK
- a CDS encoding ABC transporter ATP-binding protein; the encoded protein is MSTHDEVRDARAATTQIPVLETVNLTKHFPVRGPGKKVVHAVEGVDMKLYRGQVVALVGESGSGKSTVSRLIAQLLTHTGGTILLNGEPVNAHSGRAFRQYCRNVQMILQDPFASLNPIHKIRYVLTRSVRIHHPRASKAEREELLSKLLGQVDLTPSERYLGKFPHELSGGQRQRVAIARALGANPKVLLADEPVSMLDVSIRIGVLNLLRDLKERLNLAILYITHDIASARYFADQTMVMYAGQVVERGPSEEVTQRPAHPYTQLLIASAPDPDVLSTRSETKAQGEPPSLITPPAGCRFNPRCPFAMERCRTEAPPVFQVTDEHQASCWLYADDATAEREAAFGVHA